The genomic window actaaatcaaaaaatattatatatacaaattagaaattaagggttaaattaaaaacaaataaaactttaaaaaaaatgaaaaaaaatacaaaaatcaaaactaaaaggactaaatttgaaataCCAATAACAATGAGGATCATAATGCATTTTTAGGGGtaggagagaaaaatgaaaggaaaaaaaaaagaatcactGGTGATAAACCGACCATATTTGGACAACACGTGACACTCATAATAAAAGAGAAGACAACGAGGAATAAAATGAAACGATAGAAGCTTATTTTTTACCACTAGGAGCAAACACACGCGCCATCCAAAATGCTCTAACGCCAACAACTTTTtcaatcttaaaatattatttaatgataaataatgttattaccctcaatcaaatcaacaattaataaaaaatcctaGGATAGAAAACCTTAATACCCTTTGACCCTAATTACTTAAATTTCTTGGATTCAAGGGCACATATAATTTTActgtttattaaaaatgaaagtaTTGAAATACCCATGCCCCTGcagtgttgatttttttattcttgagactatttttgttattttattgttcataaaaatattaaatagattaaaatacCTTCAAACAAATCTATAATGACTAATgcatcatataaaatataaaaataccattgATTTAAAggcgagttttttttttccagaaggCCATAAACGCCACTTCACTATTATAATAAACACTGAATTGTGTTTATGGCTACATGAAAAttccctttaattttaattctttttatgagATATATAGGAAGAGGTGCCATAACCTAGTCCAAAAGTAGAAACAAGACATGGTAATTAAATATAATGGTACCTAAACCTAACAAAAGATAAACTAAGGATAccttttaatacaaaaataaattagtatcTCTATCcatagttttttaaaacatcaataaattaatataacttGAAGCATAACTTCGTTCGagctaagtttatttttaactcattcaaaaaattgatataatcaAACTCAGATGACCATACAATTCAACAAATgacctaattaatttcaagtaagACCCAAATGAATTaaatctaagatttttttttattttgtctaaaATGACTCcatttcagtttaatttttttaatccaaaaatatatcattttgtttcttagaaaaaaaccttaaaccAATGTTGTTTAAGGATAGATACAAGTTGAACCACCAACCACAAGTTTTCTTAACCAACCCGAGCTTGGTtagggtttgataactatgaaaTTAAAACCAAGAAGTACTAGTTGTTGCCCTACAGGGAATTACTGCACTGAGATGAACACCAACATTTATAGATTTTAGagaggaaaatgaaagaaaacaagagcAACAACCAAAGGAAGAGTCAAAGCCATGATaaggtttagaaaaaaaatttaaactattggaTTTGCCTGGATTGGTATTAGACTAAAGAAGACTACTGGTCGTTGGAGACAATGACTTGCAGATACCCTCCAAATTAAggaaagttattaaacctgtcACAAGGATCGGATAATAAGTAGAGGTGGTTAAATCTAGTCCACCAAAAtgctataatttaattttttttaagaagtaaaaacaacgtaattttaaattttttttaaaagttaaattgaattttgattgggtttaatcaaatcatgaattaacctgtcaaattgatcaaatcaaatctaaattaatgtttttgacACTTCACACAGACGAGGAGAAGTCGGGTTGACCCACCACTCCAATCAGGTTTAATATAGCTGTGAATGAAGCATTCCATGCCCTATAGCCATGCAAGTGTTGTAACTTTGTATGGAAACATGGAAATTGACAATTTGGAGATGAAGAAATGTTACAGGAGAAATTATATGGGACACAGCAGCCTCAACATAAACAATAGTCCATAGCCATTTCATGTgccttctttttcttaattttatatgtacCCCAGCAGAGAATGTGACCAAAGggttttttaacaagaaaatattggATGAACATGTAGCTACGTAATCCAATGGGCACCCAAATTACCTTTACACACAGATCCTCCATTTGACGACTATTCCTCGATCTTTCCTTATAAATTCCACTAGACTTTCACTATAAGTCCCAGCTCTCTCCCTCACTAAAGTTGAACCCTTGTAGTAGTTTTCATCTTGAAGGGGAAGTCAAGCCTATAGTAACTAAGAGAAACCATGTTTACGTCAAAGAATAAAGTGGGGTATCTCCTGTTGATATTGCTGAGCATTTCAGCTTTTGACCATGGAGTTCTAGGAGCAAGAAATCTGAAGGAGAGAGTGGAATATACGAAGAAAACTGAAGGTTCTGTTAATATTCAAGATGCAACGGTCAGTAGAGCGGTTCCCTCTGGTCCTGACCCCTTAAACAACAGGTAAATCTGCAGATCAGCCAGCACATTCAAATCTTTTCAGGAAATGGATTTATATAAACGGTAGTGCTGGTCGTCCCATAATTGCAATAGcttctactatatatatatatatagacagagAGAGGGATTTTCTATTGATGCTGCATCCCATACTTTAGTGCATGAGTTATGAATAAGCGTGGATACCCCTACCACAAGGGTATTAGTTTCACGCATGGTTGTTAAACTCCACTGATTTGAGAATCTCATGATCTAAAGCTTGATATATTAATGATTTGTTACATACCACCACACTCACTAACACCCTCTTAGCCTGCTAAGAGAAGGTCATCTGCCGAAAAGACATGCATGCCGTCGTTATATGAATAAGTTGCGAGGTCAAGAAAATATTGCATCAGCAAATAACTAGTAGAATGGCCAAAGCAATAGTAATTCTTTATCAGAGTGATCGACTTCGTTTGTCGAATCTTCATTCTAGCATATGCTGAAATCGTCCTGTATGCAGGGATCTTCTGGAAAATGCCACAAAAATGTTCTAGCAAGGGTTTTTATTCGAATTTAACACGATAAAATCTATATAGAAGCAAGAGTGCTCTTTGGTACAATAAAATGAATACACTTTATTAATTGGCTAAAAAAAGTATGGGGAAACATGAAAGAATATATAACATGACAACAAGGACTATAACTGAACTTGTAATACAACATGAAAAAGGCAGAATAGGAGGCGGATCTAGAGAATCAAAATACCTGTATACATATACATGCCAAAATCCTACTTCTAGGTATGTGGATGTTGTATGATTCACCCATTTCACAACTAAATAACACAACAAAACAACTCTAGGCCCCAATTGCTAAGCTAGAGCCTTGATGTAATGACTGGCAaccaataaagttttaaaacgTTGGTTTGGTACCTGACTATCAGATTGAGTTTAAAGGAGACACCATTTAGATCTTCAATCCTTCCCCGAGCAGCATCCTTGTGACAGCGCAGCTGTGGCTTACGCCCTAGAAACCTCGTCATGCATGAAACAATTGGAGTCGATTACAGTCTCAGCCAAACAGCTGCCACTGAACATTTCCAACTTATCCTtccatcctcatcatcatccaACATGTATGTGTGGAAAATTTGGAGGGTTGCAGCTTACTAAATTTGCCCACAAATTAGCAAGTGGGAGAAAGTAGTGCTCCCCATTCCAAACCACCATCTTCATCCCTGTTCAAGGAAATCAAGAcagtgaaaatatttatttgttcaaCCTTGTTTAGAAGCTCTATGCATGCATGTCAGCATCATCTTATACTATACCAAAAAGGCCACCAACAGAGGCCAAGAAATAACAAAACCGCTTGCAAAACTATTACGTTCACAAAATagcaaacttcaattttctcaatttatatAAAGAATGAAAGATGAAAATCTCTAAGAACTTCAAAATTACAGTCTGTTCAAAGGAGTTTGTGGACACTCAAAAATGAAAACTAATATCTTGGCCACTTTACATGTCATAACTGTTATGAGAAAAATGAATCTTTCAATAGCCTAGcctaatccaaaaaatatatagtcaTATTCTGCATACCTGGCACTGCTCCTGCAGCTAAGACTGACAGTCGACAGATAGGGCCTTGTCCACAAAAAACATGGTTATATAGCGTCAGAGTATCAAGATTGTGAATATTCTTAATAGACTCTATTAATGTAGTGAGATCTCGATTACAATCAGCACCAGAAGGATCAGAAATGCTCTGCAGAGCTTCTTCAAGTCCAGAACCTGACCATAGGGTGGAACACTCACTTAGAAGAGTGAACAAGCCCATGGGATCTGTAGAACTAACTAAAACCCATGGCTTATAAAGTCTGGCTGAAGACCCAATAACTTCAATAACTCTGTAAATTTCTCCAAGGGCAACGATATAGTTCTTGCCTGTAGTCAccccaaaaaatttaaagttaaaatatcaaacacAAATACAAAGCATCTGTGACCATTACCAAATCTCCTGTTACACAAGAATGACAATGTGGTACCTTGAGGCTTAGATAATATTTGATCATGGACATCTTTTTGTAATGACTGCGTCCAAATTATGGCGCCATGTTTCAGCTCTCTAGCACAAACAGACAGGATTTCAGACCAAGTGGAAATATAACAAGATTGCTCCTCTCTTGATACCAATGTCAAAATCTTTATTGTTGATGCCACATGTTTGAGGAATTCCATTGTCAATCTCAAATCATTCTCCACCTGTCAAGATGCATGAAACCAGaaccaataaaaagcaaaatactGCATTAGAAAGATCAGAAAATAAATTCGATTCCCAAATGGCTCTGTACATGACTTTGCATAAATGAATCATTAACCAACTTATCGCATTGATGCCACAAGAGAAAGATGACAGATTCTCAAGCCCAAAAGTCGATGGTTCTTTAATGATAAATGAAAGCAAAAAAGACTTACCAATGACAATTTACTTGATAACTGATATTCTGATTCAAACCCTTGGTACTTTGGTTCTTGCAAAACTTCAACAAATTCATTCAGGCACAATTTTTTTGGGGAGTGATTCCCTGAGTCAACTTCACCAGAAAACAAACCATCTCGGCACAGTTCATCATGAAGATTCTAGAACAGCAGGCAACAATAACACAACATGAAGTTGTAAgcacaaatatatatttcactCTATAAGCATTAAGTTATCATTACATATCCAACAAACACAATTAAATGAGTGCCAAAAAATCGAAATTTGAAACAAAGGGGAAACAGTATTAATGCTTATTACCACATTTAAATTCATATTGAGGCAGGGCATAAACGCAAGTGATTGTAACAGATGTGAGTAGAGTGAGAgaagaaataccaaaaaataaaaaagattcaacAAAAGACAACAATCTTATAGAAGTATGctccaaaaacataaatgattgTAACAGATGTGAAGTGAGACTTGAGAGAGAAtgaataccataaaaaaaatgtgtcaGCAAAAGACAAAACTTATGGAAGCACGCATCAAAAACTTCCCAGATACAGATTTATCACCAGCTGTGAGGGGCCAAAGTAAatattttccaagaaaaatagaTAAACAAGCAATCAGATTataatgcttttcaaataagtAGTTAGTTCATATCTTTTCTGTACAATGTATTTAAAATGGGAAACAAACCAGAGATtgtgcagcagcagcaacaataaTGACACAAGTGACCAAACAAAGCTACCAACCTGTATTTCCTTTTCAAGGGCTTTTACTTCAGCATCTTCACTAGCAGCACTTTGAGCTTTCTAACAAGAAGCATATTCCAAAATTCAATGCCATTAGCAACTCAACCTTcaagagaagagaggagagtaACTTAACAAGGCTACTACTAACCTTTAGATTATCAAGATGACACAGGGCAAGACAGTGCAATTCTTCCTTcaatttacaaaagaaatcGACATAATCATTTAGCTCTGTTTTGGAGGAACAGTCAGTATTAGCCTCTCCAAGACCAATAAAAGAGGCCTGGTCTTCAGCTCTGGTCCCTGAAGAGGCAACTTTAAATTCCCAGgaatcatcatcaaaatcatcattgtCACCTGCTAAATTAGACTCCATTGTAGCATTGATGAGGCTCAATCCATTTCCACTGGGGTTTTGGCCATTAATAATGGCAGTATTCTGCTCAGCTTGACTGTACAAACTTGATATAAGATCATTGATAGCAAAGTTTGAATGAGGACTTTTAATGCCATCTATTGGCTTGGAATCAGGCAGCTCAGATGAAATGTCTTGATAACTCACAGGATCATTGGAATCCTCTTCTTCATCACCAAAAATGGACAAAGGCAGAGCTCCATTTTGACTGATTGACCTTGCCATGTTTCCCTGATCAAGAAGAGCAAATGATCATTATATCAGAGAGCAATATTTGCTCATGGATGCCTGCACCATTAGTGAACTTCACTCTGTCAAAGTTTCAAACATAAATCAAACTCAATCAATTTCGTAAAGATGGCGAATAAGAGGAAGAGAGTATAAGCCTCCACAAAGGCATCTTAAAtctactctaaaaaaaaaaatattccagatgcacttgttttatttttgacgCCACATGCCTAGATGCAAACCaccatttaataaaatcaaccaCATACAGTTTTATTCAAACATGAAGCATTTGAAGTGAGGAACCACCTTGATTTCACCATCAGATGGAAATGCTTCCACAGCAGTAGAAACTTCAACAACCTTTGGCTCTTCCTATAGCCAAAAATCAAAAGGTTTCATATGTTTATGTTCTTCAAGAAGTTCAAACACTGTTGAatcgcaaaaataaataaataaataaactcatcACCTTATTTTTTGATCCAGTTTGTGAAAATGCATCTTTAAATTCCCAAGACTCTTCATCAGCATCAACTCCATCATCTGGGGAGGAATGCAAGCCCTTTTTGGTGTTGTTCTGCTCATTTTCAGAGAATGGATGGGACATGGTAGTGTCTTGAGCTAAAGCAGGGGTGGAATCAAATCCAAAGTCCCATTCAGTAGATTTTTGAGAGGTCTGTTGTGATGCACCAGATAAATCACCAGCACCAAGCATCCCACTACCAAATCCAAATGCGTATGTAGCTCCCTCTGTGTTTTCCACCCTTCTCCCATCACCCTTCAA from Populus trichocarpa isolate Nisqually-1 chromosome 5, P.trichocarpa_v4.1, whole genome shotgun sequence includes these protein-coding regions:
- the LOC7477156 gene encoding uncharacterized protein LOC7477156; translated protein: MKKKEELFSDFIFAPSVHAVNYNPTMINGSDFTNTNNTDDDDWGDFNFVSSNSSGLSHALSLPRISNTDFEPSTKNQKVIESLTDPASAPSLVNNLTQWDKPKGALPLSIFGEIEEEEEEGSGSGEPRKNESFDFLKNKEGSGVIVSDLIANLYKEKERNNGFRSNFNGPDLNLGNLNGNGLNVNGVNKGELDSKGLGLDLKENGLNSNKMESNLIKRDGNLSGNGVDFGLVHGNEGFDDDKWEFEGADSKTVVEIEISKAGEMRTENGLVSHVNGLNSSWNPLSLDLNGWTSHVNGDHSGRDWLNKGTVDGNRALGNSDGWEFKETGSKMQARDEKEKGEQIETEIKPTLSFDGSNSTWNGLDGLTNSNLNDVNSDIKQMNPISHDENEGFSGDDEWDFKAAEAEFGTGDGNTKGDGRRVENTEGATYAFGFGSGMLGAGDLSGASQQTSQKSTEWDFGFDSTPALAQDTTMSHPFSENEQNNTKKGLHSSPDDGVDADEESWEFKDAFSQTGSKNKEEPKVVEVSTAVEAFPSDGEIKGNMARSISQNGALPLSIFGDEEEDSNDPVSYQDISSELPDSKPIDGIKSPHSNFAINDLISSLYSQAEQNTAIINGQNPSGNGLSLINATMESNLAGDNDDFDDDSWEFKVASSGTRAEDQASFIGLGEANTDCSSKTELNDYVDFFCKLKEELHCLALCHLDNLKKAQSAASEDAEVKALEKEIQNLHDELCRDGLFSGEVDSGNHSPKKLCLNEFVEVLQEPKYQGFESEYQLSSKLSLVENDLRLTMEFLKHVASTIKILTLVSREEQSCYISTWSEILSVCARELKHGAIIWTQSLQKDVHDQILSKPQGKNYIVALGEIYRVIEVIGSSARLYKPWVLVSSTDPMGLFTLLSECSTLWSGSGLEEALQSISDPSGADCNRDLTTLIESIKNIHNLDTLTLYNHVFCGQGPICRLSVLAAGAVPGMKMVVWNGEHYFLPLANLWANLVSCNPPNFPHIHVG